The Carassius carassius chromosome 31, fCarCar2.1, whole genome shotgun sequence genome includes a region encoding these proteins:
- the LOC132111623 gene encoding ena/VASP-like protein isoform X3: protein MYSFDDYGEQSICQARASVMIYDDASKKWVPVKPGQQGFSRINIYHNTVNNSFRVVGVKLQDQQVVINYSIVKGLKYNQATPTFHQWRDARQVYGLNFASKEEATTFSTAMLFALNVLSSQDAGPGAHRQNGSVTDDAEAQRRQMMDQIQMERERRTSGSAVSTLQFKVSASASQSENTLHDLRQYRANTLPPSYAHFNPTQPSFHTSSSSQERESGYRTVDSPRKKAQQLCQLSTSLASAFSPVQPGITPPPRNVKQIPLSPPMTHQDPKHATWSSTHMYTPLPTASPPVIMAVPAKQPALPVALPLPPLNNGPSCGSKAPANTSHLEPVTHHQQSSSGPAEEYCPYQNPPLLATSGALSHPHYPILESPPLPPLIGQPVQGPALHQQQLYQATPPFNTTATSHTTLCEGATPKMSPSPVYHNATASSTGPPVPPGHPSMLSSTPPTHPPTSASMAGPPAPPPPPGPPPPGPPPPGPPPPSIGPPPAPPPLPAGGGFAPSGLAAAIAGAKLRKVQRTEESSNKNDANRSSGGSGGGGEGLMQEMNALLARRRKASEKPEDSQNEESNGSPSSSRGQNSDPVKKPWERANSADKSSAVSRAKPIGSTSDAESFDFDRMKQEILEEVVRELQKVKEEIIDAIRRELLRIGST from the exons TGAACAGAGCATATGTCAAGCCCGAGCCTCTGTGATGATCTATGATGACGCTAGCAAAAAATGGGTTCCAGTCAAACCGGGCCAGCAGGGCTTCAGCCGCATCAACATCTACCACAACACTGTCAACAACAGCTTCCGTGTGGTGGGAGTCAAACTACAGGACCAGCAG GTCGTTATAAACTACTCTATTGTGAAAGGTCTGAAATATAACCAGGCCACGCCAACTTTCCACCAATGGCGTGATGCGCGGCAAGTTTACGGGCTGAACTTTGCCAGCAAAGAGGAGGCCACCACCTTCTCCACTGCCATGCTGTTTGCGCTCAATGTCCTGAGCTCTCAGGATGCAG ggCCAGGAGCACATCGTCAGAATGGATCGGTGACAGATGATGCCGAGGCTCAGAGAAG GCAAATGATGGACCAGATACAGATGGAAAGGGAACGACGAACATCTGGCTCTGCAG TCTCCACCCTTCAGTTTAAAGTATCAGCATCCGCCTCTCAGTCCGAAAACACTCTGCATGACCTCAGACAGTATCGGGCTAACACTCTTCCCCCTTCCTATGCTCACTTTAACCCCACGCAACCTTCCTTCCACACCTCCTCTTCATCCCAGGAACGAGAGAGTGGCTACCGTACAGTGGACTCCCCTAGAAAAAAGGCACAGCAGCTTTGCCAGCTTTCCACCTCTCTGGCTTCTGCTTTCTCCCCCGTGCAGCCAGGTATCACCCCTCCACCTCGCAATGTCAAGCAAATCCCTCTTTCCCCTCCAATGACCCACCAGGACCCCAAACATGCCACATGGTCCTCCACCCACATGTACACTCCATTACCCACAGCATCGCCACCTGTTATAATGGCAGTGCCAGCCAAACAACCTGCTCTGCCTGTTGCTCTCCCCTTGCCACCCCTAAACAACGGCCCATCCTGTGGCTCCAAAGCTCCTGCTAACACATCCCACTTGGAGCCTGTAACACACCACCAACAGTCTTCCAGTGGCCCGGCAGAGGAGTACTGCCCGTATCAAAACCCTCCTTTGCTGGCCACCTCTGGAGCTCTGTCGCACCCACACTATCCCATACTAGAATCGCCCCCCCTGCCCCCTCTCATTGGCCAGCCTGTCCAAGGCCCTGCCCTCCACCAGCAGCAGCTATACCAGGCCACACCCCCATTCAACACCACAGCCACCTCTCACACTACTCTGTGCGAGGGGGCAACACCCAAGATGTCTCCCTCTCCTGTTTATCACAACGCCACAGCGTCCAGCA CAGGTCCTCCTGTTCCACCGGGTCATCCTTCCATGCTCTCATCCACCCCTCCTACTCACCCCCCTACCTCAGCATCCATGGCGGGTCCACCAGCCCCTCCGCCCCCTCCTGGGCCTCCCCCACCTGGGCCGCCTCCACCCGGGCCTCCACCACCCTCCATAGGGCCCCCTCCTGCCCCTCCTCCACTGCCGGCTGGTGGAGGTTTTGCTCCGTCAGGTCTGGCTGCAGCTATAGCTGGTGCCAAGCTGCGAAAAGTTCAGCGG ACAGAGGAAAGCAGTAACAAGAACGATGCCAATCGCTCCAGTGGAGGCAGTGGAGGAGGTGGAGAGGGTCTCATGCAGGAGATGAATGCCCTTTTAGCACGGAG GAGGAAGGCCTCAGAGAAACCAGAAGACAGTCAAAAT GAGGAGTCTAATGGATCGCCTTCATCTTCTCGTGGACAAAATTCAg ATCCTGTGAAGAAGCCATGGGAACGAGCCAACTCTGCAGACAAGTCTTCTGCTGTGTCAAG GGCAAAACCAATCGGAAGCACCAGTGATGCTGAGTCATTCGACTTTGACAGAATGAAACAG gagatcttGGAGGAGGTTGTGCGGGAATTGCAGAAAGTAAAAGAAGAAATCATTGATG CCATTAGAAGGGAACTGCTGAGGATTGGCTCCACGTAG
- the LOC132111623 gene encoding ena/VASP-like protein isoform X6, with product MDAHSVPFCLPQSHSDSGLHMTGCKISEQSICQARASVMIYDDASKKWVPVKPGQQGFSRINIYHNTVNNSFRVVGVKLQDQQVVINYSIVKGLKYNQATPTFHQWRDARQVYGLNFASKEEATTFSTAMLFALNVLSSQDAGPGAHRQNGSVTDDAEAQRRQMMDQIQMERERRTSGSAAGPPVPPGHPSMLSSTPPTHPPTSASMAGPPAPPPPPGPPPPGPPPPGPPPPSIGPPPAPPPLPAGGGFAPSGLAAAIAGAKLRKVQRTEESSNKNDANRSSGGSGGGGEGLMQEMNALLARRRKASEKPEDSQNEESNGSPSSSRGQNSDPVKKPWERANSADKSSAVSRAKPIGSTSDAESFDFDRMKQEILEEVVRELQKVKEEIIDAIRRELLRIGST from the exons ATGGATGCTCATTCTGTCCCGTTCTGCCTACCACAGAGCCACAGTGACTCTGGGCTTCATATGACTGGATGCAAAATCAG TGAACAGAGCATATGTCAAGCCCGAGCCTCTGTGATGATCTATGATGACGCTAGCAAAAAATGGGTTCCAGTCAAACCGGGCCAGCAGGGCTTCAGCCGCATCAACATCTACCACAACACTGTCAACAACAGCTTCCGTGTGGTGGGAGTCAAACTACAGGACCAGCAG GTCGTTATAAACTACTCTATTGTGAAAGGTCTGAAATATAACCAGGCCACGCCAACTTTCCACCAATGGCGTGATGCGCGGCAAGTTTACGGGCTGAACTTTGCCAGCAAAGAGGAGGCCACCACCTTCTCCACTGCCATGCTGTTTGCGCTCAATGTCCTGAGCTCTCAGGATGCAG ggCCAGGAGCACATCGTCAGAATGGATCGGTGACAGATGATGCCGAGGCTCAGAGAAG GCAAATGATGGACCAGATACAGATGGAAAGGGAACGACGAACATCTGGCTCTGCAG CAGGTCCTCCTGTTCCACCGGGTCATCCTTCCATGCTCTCATCCACCCCTCCTACTCACCCCCCTACCTCAGCATCCATGGCGGGTCCACCAGCCCCTCCGCCCCCTCCTGGGCCTCCCCCACCTGGGCCGCCTCCACCCGGGCCTCCACCACCCTCCATAGGGCCCCCTCCTGCCCCTCCTCCACTGCCGGCTGGTGGAGGTTTTGCTCCGTCAGGTCTGGCTGCAGCTATAGCTGGTGCCAAGCTGCGAAAAGTTCAGCGG ACAGAGGAAAGCAGTAACAAGAACGATGCCAATCGCTCCAGTGGAGGCAGTGGAGGAGGTGGAGAGGGTCTCATGCAGGAGATGAATGCCCTTTTAGCACGGAG GAGGAAGGCCTCAGAGAAACCAGAAGACAGTCAAAAT GAGGAGTCTAATGGATCGCCTTCATCTTCTCGTGGACAAAATTCAg ATCCTGTGAAGAAGCCATGGGAACGAGCCAACTCTGCAGACAAGTCTTCTGCTGTGTCAAG GGCAAAACCAATCGGAAGCACCAGTGATGCTGAGTCATTCGACTTTGACAGAATGAAACAG gagatcttGGAGGAGGTTGTGCGGGAATTGCAGAAAGTAAAAGAAGAAATCATTGATG CCATTAGAAGGGAACTGCTGAGGATTGGCTCCACGTAG
- the LOC132111623 gene encoding ena/VASP-like protein isoform X7 encodes MDAHSVPFCLPQSHSDSGLHMTGCKISEQSICQARASVMIYDDASKKWVPVKPGQQGFSRINIYHNTVNNSFRVVGVKLQDQQVVINYSIVKGLKYNQATPTFHQWRDARQVYGLNFASKEEATTFSTAMLFALNVLSSQDAGPGAHRQNGSVTDDAEAQRRQMMDQIQMERERRTSGSAGPPVPPGHPSMLSSTPPTHPPTSASMAGPPAPPPPPGPPPPGPPPPGPPPPSIGPPPAPPPLPAGGGFAPSGLAAAIAGAKLRKVQRTEESSNKNDANRSSGGSGGGGEGLMQEMNALLARRRKASEKPEDSQNEESNGSPSSSRGQNSDPVKKPWERANSADKSSAVSRAKPIGSTSDAESFDFDRMKQEILEEVVRELQKVKEEIIDAIRRELLRIGST; translated from the exons ATGGATGCTCATTCTGTCCCGTTCTGCCTACCACAGAGCCACAGTGACTCTGGGCTTCATATGACTGGATGCAAAATCAG TGAACAGAGCATATGTCAAGCCCGAGCCTCTGTGATGATCTATGATGACGCTAGCAAAAAATGGGTTCCAGTCAAACCGGGCCAGCAGGGCTTCAGCCGCATCAACATCTACCACAACACTGTCAACAACAGCTTCCGTGTGGTGGGAGTCAAACTACAGGACCAGCAG GTCGTTATAAACTACTCTATTGTGAAAGGTCTGAAATATAACCAGGCCACGCCAACTTTCCACCAATGGCGTGATGCGCGGCAAGTTTACGGGCTGAACTTTGCCAGCAAAGAGGAGGCCACCACCTTCTCCACTGCCATGCTGTTTGCGCTCAATGTCCTGAGCTCTCAGGATGCAG ggCCAGGAGCACATCGTCAGAATGGATCGGTGACAGATGATGCCGAGGCTCAGAGAAG GCAAATGATGGACCAGATACAGATGGAAAGGGAACGACGAACATCTGGCTCTGCAG GTCCTCCTGTTCCACCGGGTCATCCTTCCATGCTCTCATCCACCCCTCCTACTCACCCCCCTACCTCAGCATCCATGGCGGGTCCACCAGCCCCTCCGCCCCCTCCTGGGCCTCCCCCACCTGGGCCGCCTCCACCCGGGCCTCCACCACCCTCCATAGGGCCCCCTCCTGCCCCTCCTCCACTGCCGGCTGGTGGAGGTTTTGCTCCGTCAGGTCTGGCTGCAGCTATAGCTGGTGCCAAGCTGCGAAAAGTTCAGCGG ACAGAGGAAAGCAGTAACAAGAACGATGCCAATCGCTCCAGTGGAGGCAGTGGAGGAGGTGGAGAGGGTCTCATGCAGGAGATGAATGCCCTTTTAGCACGGAG GAGGAAGGCCTCAGAGAAACCAGAAGACAGTCAAAAT GAGGAGTCTAATGGATCGCCTTCATCTTCTCGTGGACAAAATTCAg ATCCTGTGAAGAAGCCATGGGAACGAGCCAACTCTGCAGACAAGTCTTCTGCTGTGTCAAG GGCAAAACCAATCGGAAGCACCAGTGATGCTGAGTCATTCGACTTTGACAGAATGAAACAG gagatcttGGAGGAGGTTGTGCGGGAATTGCAGAAAGTAAAAGAAGAAATCATTGATG CCATTAGAAGGGAACTGCTGAGGATTGGCTCCACGTAG
- the LOC132111623 gene encoding ena/VASP-like protein isoform X1, protein MDAHSVPFCLPQSHSDSGLHMTGCKISEQSICQARASVMIYDDASKKWVPVKPGQQGFSRINIYHNTVNNSFRVVGVKLQDQQVVINYSIVKGLKYNQATPTFHQWRDARQVYGLNFASKEEATTFSTAMLFALNVLSSQDAGPGAHRQNGSVTDDAEAQRRQMMDQIQMERERRTSGSAVSTLQFKVSASASQSENTLHDLRQYRANTLPPSYAHFNPTQPSFHTSSSSQERESGYRTVDSPRKKAQQLCQLSTSLASAFSPVQPGITPPPRNVKQIPLSPPMTHQDPKHATWSSTHMYTPLPTASPPVIMAVPAKQPALPVALPLPPLNNGPSCGSKAPANTSHLEPVTHHQQSSSGPAEEYCPYQNPPLLATSGALSHPHYPILESPPLPPLIGQPVQGPALHQQQLYQATPPFNTTATSHTTLCEGATPKMSPSPVYHNATASSTGPPVPPGHPSMLSSTPPTHPPTSASMAGPPAPPPPPGPPPPGPPPPGPPPPSIGPPPAPPPLPAGGGFAPSGLAAAIAGAKLRKVQRTEESSNKNDANRSSGGSGGGGEGLMQEMNALLARRRKASEKPEDSQNEESNGSPSSSRGQNSDPVKKPWERANSADKSSAVSRAKPIGSTSDAESFDFDRMKQEILEEVVRELQKVKEEIIDAIRRELLRIGST, encoded by the exons ATGGATGCTCATTCTGTCCCGTTCTGCCTACCACAGAGCCACAGTGACTCTGGGCTTCATATGACTGGATGCAAAATCAG TGAACAGAGCATATGTCAAGCCCGAGCCTCTGTGATGATCTATGATGACGCTAGCAAAAAATGGGTTCCAGTCAAACCGGGCCAGCAGGGCTTCAGCCGCATCAACATCTACCACAACACTGTCAACAACAGCTTCCGTGTGGTGGGAGTCAAACTACAGGACCAGCAG GTCGTTATAAACTACTCTATTGTGAAAGGTCTGAAATATAACCAGGCCACGCCAACTTTCCACCAATGGCGTGATGCGCGGCAAGTTTACGGGCTGAACTTTGCCAGCAAAGAGGAGGCCACCACCTTCTCCACTGCCATGCTGTTTGCGCTCAATGTCCTGAGCTCTCAGGATGCAG ggCCAGGAGCACATCGTCAGAATGGATCGGTGACAGATGATGCCGAGGCTCAGAGAAG GCAAATGATGGACCAGATACAGATGGAAAGGGAACGACGAACATCTGGCTCTGCAG TCTCCACCCTTCAGTTTAAAGTATCAGCATCCGCCTCTCAGTCCGAAAACACTCTGCATGACCTCAGACAGTATCGGGCTAACACTCTTCCCCCTTCCTATGCTCACTTTAACCCCACGCAACCTTCCTTCCACACCTCCTCTTCATCCCAGGAACGAGAGAGTGGCTACCGTACAGTGGACTCCCCTAGAAAAAAGGCACAGCAGCTTTGCCAGCTTTCCACCTCTCTGGCTTCTGCTTTCTCCCCCGTGCAGCCAGGTATCACCCCTCCACCTCGCAATGTCAAGCAAATCCCTCTTTCCCCTCCAATGACCCACCAGGACCCCAAACATGCCACATGGTCCTCCACCCACATGTACACTCCATTACCCACAGCATCGCCACCTGTTATAATGGCAGTGCCAGCCAAACAACCTGCTCTGCCTGTTGCTCTCCCCTTGCCACCCCTAAACAACGGCCCATCCTGTGGCTCCAAAGCTCCTGCTAACACATCCCACTTGGAGCCTGTAACACACCACCAACAGTCTTCCAGTGGCCCGGCAGAGGAGTACTGCCCGTATCAAAACCCTCCTTTGCTGGCCACCTCTGGAGCTCTGTCGCACCCACACTATCCCATACTAGAATCGCCCCCCCTGCCCCCTCTCATTGGCCAGCCTGTCCAAGGCCCTGCCCTCCACCAGCAGCAGCTATACCAGGCCACACCCCCATTCAACACCACAGCCACCTCTCACACTACTCTGTGCGAGGGGGCAACACCCAAGATGTCTCCCTCTCCTGTTTATCACAACGCCACAGCGTCCAGCA CAGGTCCTCCTGTTCCACCGGGTCATCCTTCCATGCTCTCATCCACCCCTCCTACTCACCCCCCTACCTCAGCATCCATGGCGGGTCCACCAGCCCCTCCGCCCCCTCCTGGGCCTCCCCCACCTGGGCCGCCTCCACCCGGGCCTCCACCACCCTCCATAGGGCCCCCTCCTGCCCCTCCTCCACTGCCGGCTGGTGGAGGTTTTGCTCCGTCAGGTCTGGCTGCAGCTATAGCTGGTGCCAAGCTGCGAAAAGTTCAGCGG ACAGAGGAAAGCAGTAACAAGAACGATGCCAATCGCTCCAGTGGAGGCAGTGGAGGAGGTGGAGAGGGTCTCATGCAGGAGATGAATGCCCTTTTAGCACGGAG GAGGAAGGCCTCAGAGAAACCAGAAGACAGTCAAAAT GAGGAGTCTAATGGATCGCCTTCATCTTCTCGTGGACAAAATTCAg ATCCTGTGAAGAAGCCATGGGAACGAGCCAACTCTGCAGACAAGTCTTCTGCTGTGTCAAG GGCAAAACCAATCGGAAGCACCAGTGATGCTGAGTCATTCGACTTTGACAGAATGAAACAG gagatcttGGAGGAGGTTGTGCGGGAATTGCAGAAAGTAAAAGAAGAAATCATTGATG CCATTAGAAGGGAACTGCTGAGGATTGGCTCCACGTAG
- the LOC132111623 gene encoding ena/VASP-like protein isoform X2 — protein sequence MDAHSVPFCLPQSHSDSGLHMTGCKISEQSICQARASVMIYDDASKKWVPVKPGQQGFSRINIYHNTVNNSFRVVGVKLQDQQVVINYSIVKGLKYNQATPTFHQWRDARQVYGLNFASKEEATTFSTAMLFALNVLSSQDAGPGAHRQNGSVTDDAEAQRRQMMDQIQMERERRTSGSAVSTLQFKVSASASQSENTLHDLRQYRANTLPPSYAHFNPTQPSFHTSSSSQERESGYRTVDSPRKKAQQLCQLSTSLASAFSPVQPGITPPPRNVKQIPLSPPMTHQDPKHATWSSTHMYTPLPTASPPVIMAVPAKQPALPVALPLPPLNNGPSCGSKAPANTSHLEPVTHHQQSSSGPAEEYCPYQNPPLLATSGALSHPHYPILESPPLPPLIGQPVQGPALHQQQLYQATPPFNTTATSHTTLCEGATPKMSPSPVYHNATASSSPPVPPGHPSMLSSTPPTHPPTSASMAGPPAPPPPPGPPPPGPPPPGPPPPSIGPPPAPPPLPAGGGFAPSGLAAAIAGAKLRKVQRTEESSNKNDANRSSGGSGGGGEGLMQEMNALLARRRKASEKPEDSQNEESNGSPSSSRGQNSDPVKKPWERANSADKSSAVSRAKPIGSTSDAESFDFDRMKQEILEEVVRELQKVKEEIIDAIRRELLRIGST from the exons ATGGATGCTCATTCTGTCCCGTTCTGCCTACCACAGAGCCACAGTGACTCTGGGCTTCATATGACTGGATGCAAAATCAG TGAACAGAGCATATGTCAAGCCCGAGCCTCTGTGATGATCTATGATGACGCTAGCAAAAAATGGGTTCCAGTCAAACCGGGCCAGCAGGGCTTCAGCCGCATCAACATCTACCACAACACTGTCAACAACAGCTTCCGTGTGGTGGGAGTCAAACTACAGGACCAGCAG GTCGTTATAAACTACTCTATTGTGAAAGGTCTGAAATATAACCAGGCCACGCCAACTTTCCACCAATGGCGTGATGCGCGGCAAGTTTACGGGCTGAACTTTGCCAGCAAAGAGGAGGCCACCACCTTCTCCACTGCCATGCTGTTTGCGCTCAATGTCCTGAGCTCTCAGGATGCAG ggCCAGGAGCACATCGTCAGAATGGATCGGTGACAGATGATGCCGAGGCTCAGAGAAG GCAAATGATGGACCAGATACAGATGGAAAGGGAACGACGAACATCTGGCTCTGCAG TCTCCACCCTTCAGTTTAAAGTATCAGCATCCGCCTCTCAGTCCGAAAACACTCTGCATGACCTCAGACAGTATCGGGCTAACACTCTTCCCCCTTCCTATGCTCACTTTAACCCCACGCAACCTTCCTTCCACACCTCCTCTTCATCCCAGGAACGAGAGAGTGGCTACCGTACAGTGGACTCCCCTAGAAAAAAGGCACAGCAGCTTTGCCAGCTTTCCACCTCTCTGGCTTCTGCTTTCTCCCCCGTGCAGCCAGGTATCACCCCTCCACCTCGCAATGTCAAGCAAATCCCTCTTTCCCCTCCAATGACCCACCAGGACCCCAAACATGCCACATGGTCCTCCACCCACATGTACACTCCATTACCCACAGCATCGCCACCTGTTATAATGGCAGTGCCAGCCAAACAACCTGCTCTGCCTGTTGCTCTCCCCTTGCCACCCCTAAACAACGGCCCATCCTGTGGCTCCAAAGCTCCTGCTAACACATCCCACTTGGAGCCTGTAACACACCACCAACAGTCTTCCAGTGGCCCGGCAGAGGAGTACTGCCCGTATCAAAACCCTCCTTTGCTGGCCACCTCTGGAGCTCTGTCGCACCCACACTATCCCATACTAGAATCGCCCCCCCTGCCCCCTCTCATTGGCCAGCCTGTCCAAGGCCCTGCCCTCCACCAGCAGCAGCTATACCAGGCCACACCCCCATTCAACACCACAGCCACCTCTCACACTACTCTGTGCGAGGGGGCAACACCCAAGATGTCTCCCTCTCCTGTTTATCACAACGCCACAGCGTCCAGCA GTCCTCCTGTTCCACCGGGTCATCCTTCCATGCTCTCATCCACCCCTCCTACTCACCCCCCTACCTCAGCATCCATGGCGGGTCCACCAGCCCCTCCGCCCCCTCCTGGGCCTCCCCCACCTGGGCCGCCTCCACCCGGGCCTCCACCACCCTCCATAGGGCCCCCTCCTGCCCCTCCTCCACTGCCGGCTGGTGGAGGTTTTGCTCCGTCAGGTCTGGCTGCAGCTATAGCTGGTGCCAAGCTGCGAAAAGTTCAGCGG ACAGAGGAAAGCAGTAACAAGAACGATGCCAATCGCTCCAGTGGAGGCAGTGGAGGAGGTGGAGAGGGTCTCATGCAGGAGATGAATGCCCTTTTAGCACGGAG GAGGAAGGCCTCAGAGAAACCAGAAGACAGTCAAAAT GAGGAGTCTAATGGATCGCCTTCATCTTCTCGTGGACAAAATTCAg ATCCTGTGAAGAAGCCATGGGAACGAGCCAACTCTGCAGACAAGTCTTCTGCTGTGTCAAG GGCAAAACCAATCGGAAGCACCAGTGATGCTGAGTCATTCGACTTTGACAGAATGAAACAG gagatcttGGAGGAGGTTGTGCGGGAATTGCAGAAAGTAAAAGAAGAAATCATTGATG CCATTAGAAGGGAACTGCTGAGGATTGGCTCCACGTAG
- the LOC132111623 gene encoding ena/VASP-like protein isoform X5, protein MLGPEFSPGPIRRISSTVIQLSWPGAHRQNGSVTDDAEAQRRQMMDQIQMERERRTSGSAVSTLQFKVSASASQSENTLHDLRQYRANTLPPSYAHFNPTQPSFHTSSSSQERESGYRTVDSPRKKAQQLCQLSTSLASAFSPVQPGITPPPRNVKQIPLSPPMTHQDPKHATWSSTHMYTPLPTASPPVIMAVPAKQPALPVALPLPPLNNGPSCGSKAPANTSHLEPVTHHQQSSSGPAEEYCPYQNPPLLATSGALSHPHYPILESPPLPPLIGQPVQGPALHQQQLYQATPPFNTTATSHTTLCEGATPKMSPSPVYHNATASSTGPPVPPGHPSMLSSTPPTHPPTSASMAGPPAPPPPPGPPPPGPPPPGPPPPSIGPPPAPPPLPAGGGFAPSGLAAAIAGAKLRKVQRTEESSNKNDANRSSGGSGGGGEGLMQEMNALLARRRKASEKPEDSQNEESNGSPSSSRGQNSDPVKKPWERANSADKSSAVSRAKPIGSTSDAESFDFDRMKQEILEEVVRELQKVKEEIIDAIRRELLRIGST, encoded by the exons ATGCTTGGACCAGAGTTTTCCCCAGGGCCAATCCGCCGGATCAGCTCCACAGTAATACAACTCAGCT ggCCAGGAGCACATCGTCAGAATGGATCGGTGACAGATGATGCCGAGGCTCAGAGAAG GCAAATGATGGACCAGATACAGATGGAAAGGGAACGACGAACATCTGGCTCTGCAG TCTCCACCCTTCAGTTTAAAGTATCAGCATCCGCCTCTCAGTCCGAAAACACTCTGCATGACCTCAGACAGTATCGGGCTAACACTCTTCCCCCTTCCTATGCTCACTTTAACCCCACGCAACCTTCCTTCCACACCTCCTCTTCATCCCAGGAACGAGAGAGTGGCTACCGTACAGTGGACTCCCCTAGAAAAAAGGCACAGCAGCTTTGCCAGCTTTCCACCTCTCTGGCTTCTGCTTTCTCCCCCGTGCAGCCAGGTATCACCCCTCCACCTCGCAATGTCAAGCAAATCCCTCTTTCCCCTCCAATGACCCACCAGGACCCCAAACATGCCACATGGTCCTCCACCCACATGTACACTCCATTACCCACAGCATCGCCACCTGTTATAATGGCAGTGCCAGCCAAACAACCTGCTCTGCCTGTTGCTCTCCCCTTGCCACCCCTAAACAACGGCCCATCCTGTGGCTCCAAAGCTCCTGCTAACACATCCCACTTGGAGCCTGTAACACACCACCAACAGTCTTCCAGTGGCCCGGCAGAGGAGTACTGCCCGTATCAAAACCCTCCTTTGCTGGCCACCTCTGGAGCTCTGTCGCACCCACACTATCCCATACTAGAATCGCCCCCCCTGCCCCCTCTCATTGGCCAGCCTGTCCAAGGCCCTGCCCTCCACCAGCAGCAGCTATACCAGGCCACACCCCCATTCAACACCACAGCCACCTCTCACACTACTCTGTGCGAGGGGGCAACACCCAAGATGTCTCCCTCTCCTGTTTATCACAACGCCACAGCGTCCAGCA CAGGTCCTCCTGTTCCACCGGGTCATCCTTCCATGCTCTCATCCACCCCTCCTACTCACCCCCCTACCTCAGCATCCATGGCGGGTCCACCAGCCCCTCCGCCCCCTCCTGGGCCTCCCCCACCTGGGCCGCCTCCACCCGGGCCTCCACCACCCTCCATAGGGCCCCCTCCTGCCCCTCCTCCACTGCCGGCTGGTGGAGGTTTTGCTCCGTCAGGTCTGGCTGCAGCTATAGCTGGTGCCAAGCTGCGAAAAGTTCAGCGG ACAGAGGAAAGCAGTAACAAGAACGATGCCAATCGCTCCAGTGGAGGCAGTGGAGGAGGTGGAGAGGGTCTCATGCAGGAGATGAATGCCCTTTTAGCACGGAG GAGGAAGGCCTCAGAGAAACCAGAAGACAGTCAAAAT GAGGAGTCTAATGGATCGCCTTCATCTTCTCGTGGACAAAATTCAg ATCCTGTGAAGAAGCCATGGGAACGAGCCAACTCTGCAGACAAGTCTTCTGCTGTGTCAAG GGCAAAACCAATCGGAAGCACCAGTGATGCTGAGTCATTCGACTTTGACAGAATGAAACAG gagatcttGGAGGAGGTTGTGCGGGAATTGCAGAAAGTAAAAGAAGAAATCATTGATG CCATTAGAAGGGAACTGCTGAGGATTGGCTCCACGTAG